The Aricia agestis chromosome 3, ilAriAges1.1, whole genome shotgun sequence genome includes the window CtttattccagaaaaatgtatggtttatgcgcgataaacgaattcatCATATAataagttacataataataatcaacTATCATTTTAATCAGTATTAACTAATTAAAGTTATAAACTTAAAGTTCCAGTAAcatataatgaaattttgtatacagatagtctaaagcctgagaaaggacataggctacttttttactgaaaaaatgggttgtaagggggtgaaaatgcgtaaatttgttcaatttgaacaaatttacgcattttcacccagTTTCACgcagttagttccaaaaatgcataatagatggcgccgtgcgtcttctacatcgcgctgacgcttgctcaaaagtctttctataagaggtggtatcatcttccatctaagtttcgatttttttcgattgttgatctattctacggtaggtattaaataactcagtactttatctgtgcagtgacgtaaccctaaacctatcaatgataaatagtttatgggtaaagttgtgtaattggggggctaaataagctttaaaatttggcattaaatataaagtttaatataaaaaaatgaaatacttattgtgtgcacactggacagctgtattgatttaaggggtaccagggtttttttataaaagcatttgacaatgctagtataatgttggtgatcatttactaattttgggcATCATTTAcctactatttttggttttacaatgatttatttggagtcattttacataaataggatagcgaaaTGTTAAATCTtaggttatcattttacattaaaatgtagtctgtattttggtgatcgtttactatttttgtctgtgaaatgttagtactatttctggtgatcagttaattataagcctatattttatacccgtgcgaagccggggcgggtcgctagtaatctGTAAACGAGTAACGATCAGCGAtcgcatatattttatgttaccgCTGCGGTCAGCGGAGCTCACGAACACGAACCCTAATACTCGATGTTATTTGTTTCCAGAGTGTGAGTAATGAGTTATTTGGTGTTGTAGCGGAAGTGCGGGGCGCGCCGGTGTCGGGCCCCGACCGCCGCCGAGCGCTGCACATCCGCTCCCATCTCGcgccccccgcccccgcccccctCGCCGAGCGTGACCGCCCCGAGTACGCGCAGGTGACTGATGCAAGGCTGCCGACGATCGTTCATCGAGCGGACTCCAGATCtatctttaaattattacatctgACTTCCAGGTGGTGGGAACCGTGAGCGTTTCGGAGTCGTGGGGTCCGCGAGAGGACGGCTGGCTCCACGCGTTCGCCGTCCATCCCGAGTGAGCGTTTAtcgttttgcttttttttgctACGTCAGCTACTGAAGTTAGTAGCTAACGTAGCGATTAAAAATTCTAATGTGACCACAGCGGCCGCAGTCGCCCGACCGACATTGCATCTTCCTCGGAGCTCGTACTCGTCAATTCAACGGATCGGTCCCCGTGCGAGCTGGCTCCCGGCACCGAGTGACTCCGGGCTCTCGGAGCCGGCGAGCGGCGTGGGCAGCTTGGCGGACaccagataatattatgtgatggcCTGCTGTCGAACGCCCGTCGTGTACGAGATACGTGATCATCCACAATTTCGATTTCCTTGTAAATTAACCCCCCTGTAAACCCGTGGAAATTGGAATGGCTCATGTTAATTGACAATCGAGAGGCCAGCGAGACATCCACTCCGGCTCCAGGTTCCGGCGGGCTCGGCGATCGGAACCGAGGGGGCCTCTACTCCACTATCGTACACAGACAGCTGCACCGCGCTCCTACTTAGGGTCATTTATTTTCCATTTGTTTACTCGCCCCCCGGCTAGAGCTATCGACTAGCTATCTACAATCGAACGCTGCAGGTTTAGTTTTGTCCTCCTTCTCGACGGGCGATCGAACTAGCAGTGATCGGGTGCAggtggcggcggcgcggcgtggGTCGCGCGCTGGCGGAGGGCGCGCGGGTGGGCGGGGCGCGGCGGCGGCTGGGCGCGCTGGGCGCAGCGTGCAGCGCGCTGCAgggcggggcgcggggggcgcTGCACGCGGCGGGGTGGGAGTGCGCCGCTTCCTACTGCCGCCCGCTGCTGGGCGCGGCGCTGGCGCTGCCGCTGGTGCGCTTGACGCTCCCTCTGCCACCCGCACCGCCCGTCTAGACTCCACCCGACTACCGCAGTAAGTTCCACGTtctaatacataaataaataatcactTTCGGGATAGTCCTcgtcatgggcgtagccaggattctatacagggtgcaattaaacctacctgccaaattttttttggggcctaggtatcattaggtgaatccattaaaccaaaaacaatagggtgttaatttttttataataacatattttatcccaaaaaaaatcgcTTCACATTGGTCACgtcataagttaataataattacgatatTGCGACCGAGCTAGTACATCGCGCCGCACAGATATACAGTCGAGACCggttatgcgtaggggtaaagcgggggtgacgcgcggggtgggaggcgggaggcccgccgcccgccgttcgccggcgaccgtttagtaccacgccacgcgcgtagttgtatagctaacacgtaattattttgtttgtcacggcccccccggcccccgcgctttaactagtgtctgttacaatgtaccctaaccacgatcgagtgttgtgaaatgtggaggcataggtggaggtgctacattttgagtggcgaaagtttacgcggaacccagagactgtacgagcaagaaagcgttcctcgtcttcgtaacagctgattgatgattctcggatgcagcagctgtaccctgaatctgaatcgcgagacaatcaaagactcggattatggacagttcgcacttcgcaacacctgcacacgcctagccagcctcgaagacatgcctctgacgaggttaaaagtgagAAAGTTttgcttaacaaacttttaaagtcttaaagacaatgtgcaaaacgcgctagactctgcttagagcaaaacggattgcagtttgaactttgaactcgtttgaactatgctaagtgtagacaagatggaagtaaataagatttagaggtgggttgttttgatttttattttttaattagttgtactgtgtacataagttaattgaattttttaaatacgcctaaatgcaaaggatgtggtttagatttattataaatttctaaagtgtttatttttcgtaattaaaaacttgtaattttcgattcttttgatgtgtatcaattaattttattctaaatataCCTGTttacgtcctttacatttgacggtcctaagttcgtcaaagtatgaagaGAAAAatcgcaacttatgataataacaagaatagAGTGACGGAtgagcccttaatcaaattaagcaattgcctagggcatcacgtctgagggggcaccagaagagtaaaggttcaaagaccgattctagttgagatacggaatacggataggggggcccacaggcatggattgcttagggcattaagtagtcttaatccgtcactgcaagaatgtcaatggaagggcggggcggggccgagccgcgcatgtgtccatattttgtggtgtttggtaggataactttcggaggatatttctcaaaattttagtactgagttattataaaagaatttcGTAGTTAGCTCATTTCGTAGTTAGCtgttatag containing:
- the LOC121725438 gene encoding uncharacterized protein LOC121725438 isoform X2 — its product is MSNDPYEVTIRFARQEDLRHRMELVRQGFSAHFWDAFWFFLLQELTLECCVLGAAVLFIFCGVSAAGCLLLLPVAAAVVSMCILVAHEAMAQKHAKSVSNELFGVVAEVRGAPVSGPDRRRALHIRSHLAPPAPAPLAERDRPEYAQVVGTVSVSESWGPREDGWLHAFAVHPDGRSRPTDIASSSELVLVNSTDRSPCELAPGTE
- the LOC121725438 gene encoding uncharacterized protein LOC121725438 isoform X1, giving the protein MSNDPYEVTIRFARQEDLRHRMELVRQGFSAHFWDAFWFFLLQELTLECCVLGAAVLFIFCGVSAAGCLLLLPVAAAVVSMCILVAHEAMAQKHAKSVSNELFGVVAEVRGAPVSGPDRRRALHIRSHLAPPAPAPLAERDRPEYAQVVGTVSVSESWGPREDGWLHAFAVHPEWRRRGVGRALAEGARVGGARRRLGALGAACSALQGGARGALHAAGWECAASYCRPLLGAALALPLVRLTLPLPPAPPV